The sequence below is a genomic window from Aedes albopictus strain Foshan unplaced genomic scaffold, AalbF5 HiC_scaffold_128, whole genome shotgun sequence.
aaaaacaaatcatgaGTAGTGGCGTCGGTTCCGGTCAATCTTGTGGGGAGCCCGCGTCCTCATCCGTTCAAAGTTCGTACGTGAGTGCTGGAGGAAGCAAGTCTGAGTCGGTAACGGTGCGAACGATGGACGGATCGCACCAATCGGAGGCCCAATCGGTCACCCTCACGGTGGACGGATTCGGCACGGTGAAGGATCCACTTACTGATGAAGTGCAACCGGTGAAACGGTTCACCTGGACGAACGAGAGCGGGATGTCGGTGCAGGTGATTTCCTACGGGGCTATCATCACGTCGATCAAGGTTCCGGGCAAGAACGGTGCGGTTGACGATGTGGTCCTTGGATTCGATAACATTCTGGGCTATCGGGGAGCGAATAACCCGTACTTTGGTGCCACGGTTGGCAGGGTTGCCAACCGCATCGGCGGAGGTCGGTTCACTATTGATGGGGTGGTCTATGAGGTCACGAAGAACTGGGAGGGGCGCCATCAGCTACACGGAGGGAAAATTGGATTCGACAAGTTCAATTGGACGTCGCATGTGGAGGGAACGGTGGTCACGCTGAGTCACACGAACAAGGATGGCCATGAAGGTTATCCGGGGACGGTCCTGGCGTCGGTAACGTACGAGCTGAAGAACGACAACCGGTTGGTGGTCAAATTTCGGGCGGTTTCCGACAAGCCTACTCCGATCAACCTGACGAACCATTCGTACTTCAATCTGGCGGGTCATGTAAGTTGCTATATGAGATGGGGCGGGATCACATGTTCCCTTATATTACTGTATCACtagaaaaagaatcatcttcaaaTCATTTCTAGAACACCGGGCATGAGGAAGTCTATCGTCATATAATTTCCTTGAACGCGGACCGCATTACGGAAACGGACGAGGACTCGATTCCAACGGGTAAATTCCTGTGCGTCGGTGGAACGCCGTACGACCTCCGAATCCCTCGGGAACTTGGTCCGGCCATGTCCCGGGCACCCGGCGAAGGTTACGATAACAATTTCTGCATCACCAAGGGTACCGAGCAGGGAATGACTTTTATCGCCAGGGTCGTTCATCCGCACTCGGGACGCACGCTGGAGGTCTACACCGATCAACCGGGCGTTCAGCTGTACACCAGCAACTTCATGCCGGATCCTAATCGGAATGTGAGTTATCTCAGTAGATCCAGCAATTCTACATTGATCCTAACACATCTCCTCTGAACAGATCCGCCCGAGACCGATCAACGCCGGGGACTATTACGAGCTGACGCACCTGGAACCGGTGGTACCTGCGATGGCCACCGATCTGCCCATCAGGGGCAAGGGCGGTGCCAAGTACTTCAAGCATGGTGCCTTCTGTCTGGAGACGCAAAACTTCCCCGATGCGGTCAACCATGCCAACTTTCCGAACTCGGTGTTGGTCCCCGGGGAAACCTACGAGCACGAAGTGGTCTACAAGTTTGGCCTGTTTGAGGAGAACTGATTTTATTTGAAAAGCAGTTTGGTTGGTAACGGAATTTTATGTAAATTTTGGTATACTTTTTGGGGTGATAAATGCTTAGATGATAATCGGAAATATGCCTACTAGTTTTGGAAGTAATGCCTCACAATCCAATAGGTCGCGTTTGATATCTCTGTTACAcatttctttgacttctttgtgTTGTAACGACATCCGCATGAACCCTATAGCCACAGTTGTAaaggcatgaccatgctgagggtgacgggttcaatttccGGTCGGGCCTTGCCTTGCTTGAGCGTAAAGTAGTTTCGTGTCTGCCTATTGAAGCGTGCTCATTGAAGTAATCTACGACTTCTCCGGACACCCCTTACCAACCGTTAGCAACTAGAGTTTATTGTTGCCAGCGGTATACTTGgagccttgtttttttttttcatgagttcctgatgaaatctcaaaCTAACTTCTCGCTTCATAGCCTACTTCTGTTCAagctcaaaatatcttcggataaaccagcaTTTTGTATAGTTaggaatctctagcttccgcccgaGAATTGTTGCTAtagaatcgacttagtgggcactaaaaagctctgcttacttcaaatctcagGAGCAAATGGTGTTTGTTCCGAAAGGGTGCgtacgttgtataaagaaggattCCAGATGTATTTGGTTTATATCATTCTTTTTGAAATGCTTAAAATGCTTTGTCGATTAtcgcatctgtgatgttcgtctggctgacatgcctattcatgtgaactcacatgcctcccaatttgggatgtccacagtgactctttgacacaaagttgtatacgttttcaagaaagtactcgctcaaacgtagtttttgcttggatgatttcttgaatattgaggatgctttcaatgacgtgcctttcaatgtcatattaaaAGTCGCATgatgtcacaagctacctccaatgagctaggGCTAGGCTCTCTTCACGCTTATGCGTttaacagtgtccttttcagggcattgaatcaacccgttgtggtatgggctatgagctctcgttgcgcttatgcgttcattccctcttctagggtaccccttccgaTTTTATGACCTTTCCCTTTtttaattcccatcccttgtccaattgtccctcaggtaaatgatgaaataggcttatacgTATGGCGATGgcccaaatgtcccaaatggaggatgatATGCTTctgaagccggccttctgatacctgagcaATCATGTTCAAACTGGAAAAGGTGAGATTATCCTTACGCCAGCAAACCATTAGAAATCTTTCACTTTGAAACCGAAATTTATTCGTTTACCAATATTGATAAAATAAAATGACCGATAAAAAAAGGTCCTGTCACGATATGCGACAGTAATAGCAAAAAAATATATGTATCCACTACTTACCCCACGCCCTTCACGaagcatcatcgtcatcgtccagGGCTTCCTCCTTCCACTTGAGAGCGTCCTTCTTGGCCGGCAGTCGAAACCGGAACTCGTCCAGAAAGTGCCCATAGACGTTCTCCCCCAGGTTGACCAACTCGACGGCCAACGTTTTCTCGTCCGCCTTGTACTGCCGTTCCGGTGCGCCGGCAAACAGCTCCATCCGCAGCAGGGCCACCATCGTCGGATTCAGATACCGCTTGATTCCGTTGAAGAGCTGGACCTTGTTCATGTGGGGGCCGCCCTTCTCCATCTTCGGGCAAATTTCGTCGTCCTGTTTTGCGGGGGGTTGTTGAGGTTGGACAGGGGCAGGAACCGGTGTTGGAACCGGAACGGTTATCACCTTCGGCTCCGGAACGGGTTTGTTCAGAACATCGGTGAGAAGTTGCTTCACCTCGGCAATTTGGGCTGACGCTTGGTTCAACTTCTCGATGTAGGCCGGATCGGTGATGATCTTGATAGTTGGCATTACTGGAGCAGGAGGAGCTGCAGGAACTGGAGGAGGCGAAAGGACTGCTGACGGAGTACTAGACGGTTGAACCAGGTTTTCCGGAACGGGTGTTTCCGGTGCTACATCTGTTGACGATGATGGAGTGGCCGCCGAGGGAGCTTCCTCCTGAGCGAAGGCTTCTTCCTTCGGGGAGACCTTTGTAAGTCGTTGGACGGAAACAATCTGCATTTTCGACTTGCTCGGAGAATCTTCCGATGAAGGTTTGCGCTTCCGTTTGACAAAAACTTTGCGCAAAACGACATTGGTTGAAGGTGTACGTAGAATTGTCTTATTTGCTTCATCGGCGTTTCTGGACACTCTCACTGGCACCGCTTCTGAAGTTTTATTGAGGATTTTTGGTGTAGGCGGTGGGCTTACGACCGGAGTTATGTTGAACTCCTCATGCTCTGAATCTACAAATTGTATCTGGAAAGAGCAAATTATGCATAAGAAAATTTTCCCACATCAAAATCGCAATTCTTCAACTTACCTCCATCCGGGTGGTCTCCGGTTGTTCCATCGGAGGCTCCATTGAATCCCCAGCGGCATCGTCCTTCTCCGGTATCAGCCACTCTTCCCGCTCGCTCACCTGATTGGTCTCCACGTTCAAAACGGACCCGTCCTCCAAAATCTCCAACGCCGGAACGGCCGTCTTAACCAGCCCCTCCTTGAGATAGTTCATAAACATCCGGTTCTCAAAGTGATCCTGGCAGACCACCTTGTTCTTCAGCTTACTTAACGGCAGTTCGGGGAAATCGGGCTTGTTGGCGTTTCGGGCCCATATTTCCAGCCGCGGCCAGTCCCGGATGGGAAAGTGGAAAAAATGCATTCCCGGCTTGCTACTGGTGCTGTTGTCACACTGCCGGAAGGTGCACCGGCAGCCACCCATTGTTCACTGGGTGGGGTTCCAACTACAATCACTTATTTCAATCACACAAACTATTTTCAGTTTTTTCTGCGTAGGAATTCTGTTGTTTCAATATTTTATCGTAAAAatcgtttcttcttcttcttcttctttctgtgcGGGCTGATGGGGATCACATCAACTCGTCGATGTATAGGGCCAGTCAACTTgactatatgccctgtttctccGTTTTTCATGATAGTCGTTACATGTGTAGTTAGTTCACAAGTCTAGTTTGCACTCTTTCACAAAATCCACTAATTCTTTATATAATTCCATGCTCTTGGTTTTAAACACTTCTACTAAGTCTGAATATCCATTCCCAAAACTGTATCTAGCTCTGATACTGTTGTAGCGGGGGCAGGTCAGGATCGAATGTTCTGCCGTTTCTTCCTCCGCGCATAACTCGCAATCTCCGCTCTCCACAATTTTCATTCTGGCCAGCCAGCTCTTCGCGTAGTTGTGGCCGGTCATGATTCTATTCAGAAGTCGTATATCCCGACCTCCAAAACTTTTTCCATGATACCACGGCTTATCATGTAGCTTTTGGTGCAGCGTGAAGAACCGTATTCCTTTCTCCTGTGAATACTCCTGGTACCAGCGTTGTGCTGATTCTGCTGTCTGTACTTTTATCTGTCTCATGACGTCTTTCGCAAATAGTTGGTGCTCCAACACGGTAGTTTGGTTTACTCCTTCCCTCGCTAGTTGATCCGCTACttcatttccagcgattcctACATGGCTTGGAATCCACTGGAAGCTAATACGCCATTTCCGTGCTGTTTCTAACACATATGCTAGCACTGTCTCCGCCCTGTTGAAATCCCTTGCTTCTTCCAACATCAAGCACGCTGTCATCGAGTCCGTATAGATGACGTAGTTGAGCAGTTGTCCCTCTTCGACGAATTGTAGTGCCACGCCTAAAGCATGGATTTCTGCCGCAGTAATGCTTATATCTCCTTCCAGCTTAAACGATCGTTTCACATCCACGTCCTCAATGTATACACCTATTCCGCAGACACCGTCTGCTTTCGAAGCATCGGTGAAGATTCTGCCCCGTCCACAGTACGTCTCGTTCATCGCCACTAATGCTGCTTGTTTCATTCTTGTCGGCGCCAAGTTACTTTTCTTATGACCGACAATTCCTTCCAGCGTTGAGGTTATTTCTACCGCCTCTGCTTCCTGGCTCTTCGTCGATATTGCCTCCACCGTCATTATGTTGTCATAAAGTTGTTTGTTCCTGTAGTACATCCTTTCTACGTATGAGTATTTTCCTTCATCCCCGTCTTCGATTTCGGTTATGTTCCTCAGTTGCTCTGCTATCACGTTATTTCTTTCGAAACATCTTGCTATACTCTTGCCTGTCACGTAGTTGAATCTTTCTTCCAAAGGTTCCTGTCCTGCAAGAGCCGTCAAAGCATTTAGCGGCGTACTGCGCgtgcaacctgtaactttccgtAAACATTGGTTGTTTACAACGTTTAGCAGCTGTTTGTTGGTCTTTCCGGCGTTGTTGGTCACTGAGCACCCATATTCCATAACGCTTCGTATTATGGCGACGTAGATGCTATTCAGAG
It includes:
- the LOC109404191 gene encoding galactose mutarotase, which translates into the protein MSSGVGSGQSCGEPASSSVQSSYVSAGGSKSESVTVRTMDGSHQSEAQSVTLTVDGFGTVKDPLTDEVQPVKRFTWTNESGMSVQVISYGAIITSIKVPGKNGAVDDVVLGFDNILGYRGANNPYFGATVGRVANRIGGGRFTIDGVVYEVTKNWEGRHQLHGGKIGFDKFNWTSHVEGTVVTLSHTNKDGHEGYPGTVLASVTYELKNDNRLVVKFRAVSDKPTPINLTNHSYFNLAGHNTGHEEVYRHIISLNADRITETDEDSIPTGKFLCVGGTPYDLRIPRELGPAMSRAPGEGYDNNFCITKGTEQGMTFIARVVHPHSGRTLEVYTDQPGVQLYTSNFMPDPNRNIRPRPINAGDYYELTHLEPVVPAMATDLPIRGKGGAKYFKHGAFCLETQNFPDAVNHANFPNSVLVPGETYEHEVVYKFGLFEEN
- the LOC134284438 gene encoding histone-lysine N-methyltransferase, H3 lysine-79 specific-like, producing the protein MGGCRCTFRQCDNSTSSKPGMHFFHFPIRDWPRLEIWARNANKPDFPELPLSKLKNKVVCQDHFENRMFMNYLKEGLVKTAVPALEILEDGSVLNVETNQVSEREEWLIPEKDDAAGDSMEPPMEQPETTRMEIQFVDSEHEEFNITPVVSPPPTPKILNKTSEAVPVRVSRNADEANKTILRTPSTNVVLRKVFVKRKRKPSSEDSPSKSKMQIVSVQRLTKVSPKEEAFAQEEAPSAATPSSSTDVAPETPVPENLVQPSSTPSAVLSPPPVPAAPPAPVMPTIKIITDPAYIEKLNQASAQIAEVKQLLTDVLNKPVPEPKVITVPVPTPVPAPVQPQQPPAKQDDEICPKMEKGGPHMNKVQLFNGIKRYLNPTMVALLRMELFAGAPERQYKADEKTLAVELVNLGENVYGHFLDEFRFRLPAKKDALKWKEEALDDDDDAS
- the LOC115264076 gene encoding uncharacterized protein LOC115264076, coding for MLKVISGVKTGSHPQTLNSIYVAIIRSVMEYGCSVTNNAGKTNKQLLNVVNNQCLRKVTGCTRSTPLNALTALAGQEPLEERFNYVTGKSIARCFERNNVIAEQLRNITEIEDGDEGKYSYVERMYYRNKQLYDNIMTVEAISTKSQEAEAVEITSTLEGIVGHKKSNLAPTRMKQAALVAMNETYCGRGRIFTDASKADGVCGIGVYIEDVDVKRSFKLEGDISITAAEIHALGVALQFVEEGQLLNYVIYTDSMTACLMLEEARDFNRAETVLAYVLETARKWRISFQWIPSHVGIAGNEVADQLAREGVNQTTVLEHQLFAKDVMRQIKVQTAESAQRWYQEYSQEKGIRFFTLHQKLHDKPWYHGKSFGGRDIRLLNRIMTGHNYAKSWLARMKIVESGDCELCAEEETAEHSILTCPRYNSIRARYSFGNGYSDLVEVFKTKSMELYKELVDFVKECKLDL